A window of Clostridiaceae bacterium genomic DNA:
GACATTTAATAAAGAAAAATGAAAAGCTTAAGAATACTGTGCTGATAGGACATGAAATATGGGGAGAAGTCCGGGAATTAATGAAGGAAGGATATATCAAGGCTTGTATAAGCCAGGATCCCTTTTCCCAGGGATATTTTGCAGTAAGGCAGCTTTGCAGGTATGTATTTGAAGGTAAAACTCCCGAATATGAAAGAATGTATACAAAGCTGGAAATAATCATGAAAGAAAATCTTGAAGGAGAAGATAGTATTGCCAAATTAAGCTTGGATTATTAATTATTTATTAGTTATTTGTCTTGATTAAACATATAAATTATTTGATTGAGCATAGAATAATTAGGCAATATTTTTTTGCACATAAACGTTAAATTTAACGGTCGCTTTGATGAACTCTTAACGCAATTCAGCAGTTCACCATACACTTGGGTATTCTTCTGAAACAGGAATAAACAAACTTAGGGGGCCTATTTATGAATACAAAGGGGTTTAAAAGGAATATTGCATGGGGCCGGGATAAGAATAATCCCATACTGCCGCCTGTAAAAGACAGCGATTTTGGGATTAATGTTTGCATGAATCCTCATGTAATTAGAAGAGACGATAAGTATTACATGTACTACGCGGGAGACTTTGAAGACGGCAGAAAGAAAATCTGCCTTGCAACAGCTTCAGTGGATAATCTTAGTAAATGGGAAAGACAAGGGCCTCTTTTTGAAAATGGTTCTAAAGGAGAATTTGACAGTCATTGGTGTGTTTTACCGCATATTATTCAAATGGACGAGAATCTCTGGTATATGTATTATACTGGCAATAATGGTGATGACGGGGGAAGTAAAAATAGCCTTAAATCTTTTCCCGGAATTGGTCTTGCTATATCAAAAGATGGGATTCACTGGGAAAAGTATGATAAAAATCCGGTCCTTGCTGCCAGTGGAATAGATGGAGATGATGATGCTATTGGAGTAGCAGGAGGGTCAGTGATAAAAACCGTTCTTGATGACGGAAAAGTGCAGTACCATTTTTATTACACGGGTTGTCCTTCCACCGGTGATGATTACTTCTTGCATCAGCAGAAGAGATGCTGCCTTGCGGTTTCTGAAGACGGCATTAACTGGGAAAAGAAGGGAGCTGTCTTTAAAAGGCATCCTGATCATGATTATGAAAATGTCGCAGTTGCAGGACCAGTAGTGATGAAAGATGATGATGGGTTATACAGAATGTGGTACTCTGCAATTGGAACACGGTGGGGTTATTATTCCATATGCTATGCCGAGTCGGAGGATGGAATCAACTGGTTCAGAGGCAATTATTACGGAGAAAATCTACAGATTGGTCCTGACCTTGGACCCTTAACAACAGGTTATCACGATGTTCGCTGGGACAGCCAGATGGCAGCTTATCCTTCAATAATAAAGGAGGGTAAAAAATATAGGTTATTCTATTCTGGAAACGGATACGGAGCAGGGGGAATCGGCACTGCAGTTTCTCATCCATTAAGAGTGGAACCTTTAATAAATACTGGATGTAAAGTCAGGGTTACAAGTCATGAGCTTGGTAAGAGTTGGTTTATAAGAATACCCGATGTGCTCGTATGTGACGAAGGTGTCATAATTGGAGATAAAAAGCCAAATATTGACTGGAAGGGTCCTGATCCGGACTGCAACATATGGTACGAATGGGAAAATGAAATCATGAAAATAGGAATTAGAGTAATACTTTTACATAAAGAGGATGGTATAATTATAAGATTTGCAATCATCAACAACTCTGATACCACATTACACAACTTAAAGCTAGGTGCATTGCTTATCCCATCAGAGGGTACATCTCAAGTTGGCATATCCTGGGAAAGTTCCTCAGAATCATGCAGCAATGTAAACTCAACCAATCCTCATACTATATTGAAGCAATTGAATGCACGCCAAATAGCTACTGTATGTGGGAAAATAAGGCTACTATAAGCTAAACTTCTTGAAAATCTCAATATAGACAAGATCAGGAAGGGGGGTAATAATTATTAATTAAACTTTTGACATCTTGGTCAGCCATATCTGGTTTTTGCTCACCAAAGTAAATATAATTAGAAAGTGAGGAATTTAAAATGAAAAAGATTTTAAGCTTGATATCCTTAATGTTGGTAATTACTATAGTTATGACAGTTATTTCAGCATGCGGGACAAGTTCTAAAAATGGTACTTCATCTGATACCAAAACTTCTGAATCTACCGGATCAAGCTCCAATGAAGCAAAAGAAGAAGAAATATCCGGCGAAATAAGTATGTTCATGTGGCAGCCTGATGCTCCTCAAATACCTGAAAGATGGGCAAATACATTTATGGAGAAATATCCTAAGGTTAAAATTGATCTTCAGATGATGACTGGTTCAGGACTTATTGAAAACATACAACCAAGAATTGCTGCAAATAATTTGCCTGATGTAATATCAACCAATGTATCTGAATTAATAACTGATTTAGCAGACAAGGGAATACTTGCTGATATCGGGGATACAAAAGCATGGGATGAACAAATTGATGCTATGAAAAAAGCCTGGACATCTCCGACAGGAGTAAGATTTGGAATTTCAGGTGGAATTGCTTCTTCTCTTATTTATTACAACAAAGATCTTTTTGATAAAGCCGGCATAAAAGAACTACCTAAGAACTGGGACGAATTACTTGATGTATGTGAAACTCTTAAAAAAGCTGGTATAACTCCTTTTGCATGGTTTGGAGGATTCCCGAACCTTCTGTCTCACGGACCGCTTTCCTGGGGAATGGCACAGGAAATAATAAGCCAGATACCAGATTACCCCACAATGTCTAAAAAAGAAAAGTATGACTATGCCGGATGGGACAAGATTTATGAAAAGATGGTTATATTGGGTGAAAGGGGATATTTCCAGGAGAATTTCCTCGGTACTGACATGAATCAAGGGCAGCAGATTTTCCTTGAAGGAGAAGCTGCGATGATAATGCACGGCACATGGATATCTGCAATGTTCCTGGATGCAGAAGGCATGAATGTTGGCTGTATGATACCACCCTGGAATGAGCCCGGAAAAGAGGTGGTTGCAGTATTAGGAAGTGAA
This region includes:
- a CDS encoding extracellular solute-binding protein, whose amino-acid sequence is MKKILSLISLMLVITIVMTVISACGTSSKNGTSSDTKTSESTGSSSNEAKEEEISGEISMFMWQPDAPQIPERWANTFMEKYPKVKIDLQMMTGSGLIENIQPRIAANNLPDVISTNVSELITDLADKGILADIGDTKAWDEQIDAMKKAWTSPTGVRFGISGGIASSLIYYNKDLFDKAGIKELPKNWDELLDVCETLKKAGITPFAWFGGFPNLLSHGPLSWGMAQEIISQIPDYPTMSKKEKYDYAGWDKIYEKMVILGERGYFQENFLGTDMNQGQQIFLEGEAAMIMHGTWISAMFLDAEGMNVGCMIPPWNEPGKEVVAVLGSESGWSVAANDNIKLSKMLLDHMCYDHFEFFQHPRKGIPPFKNTDKYLLDDRMKEYVNELSKAKISVGLASHVMPPPVFAEAMKLCQEIYIGKTPAEVPEILAKIQAEYIDQKNNQ